In Populus nigra chromosome 1, ddPopNigr1.1, whole genome shotgun sequence, one genomic interval encodes:
- the LOC133686560 gene encoding uncharacterized protein LOC133686560 has product MKGCELCGSSARMFCESDQASLCWDCDEKVHSANFLVAKHCRTLLCQVCQSPTPWKSSGSKLAPTVSVCESCFAVHKNNKKQLQDLNVMASDQESREAGNDYDESETDREFDDDDDDDTDDDSDEYDEEEDEEEDGDNQVVPWSGLTASSSPSIAPPVASSSSSEEEISCAGGNGFLKRMRDSNVDLDSDDETGCSSSHNLRDGSMSTEEGNSLSSSRPWKQARTSVHVEEDGHDGQAMSRSSAIIDSLKRLQKDLVANGENASAAILGICELSRDQSL; this is encoded by the exons ATGAAAGGGTGTGAGCTATGTGGGAGTTCAGCAAGAATGTTCTGTGAATCAGACCAGGCTAGTTTATGTTGGGATTGTGATGAGAAAGTACACTCTGCCAACTTCCTTGTTGCAAAGCATTGTAGAACCCTTCTTTGTCAAGTGTGTCAATCTCCAACTCCTTGGAAATCCTCAGGGTCTAAACTTGCCCCTACCGTTTCTGTATGTGAATCCTGTTTTGCTgtccataaaaataataaaaaacaactccaaGATCTGAACGTCATGGCTAGTGATCAAGAAAGCCGAGAAGCCGGAAATGATTATGACGAGTCTGAAACTGATCGAGAAttcgacgacgacgacgacgacgacacTGATGATGATAGTGATGAATATGACGAGGAGGAAGACGAGGAGGAAGATGGAGACAACCAGGTGGTGCCATGGTCAGGTCTTACTGCATCTTCTTCGCCATCAATTGCGCCACCTGtggctagttcttctagcagtgaAGAGGAGATTTCCTGTGCTGGTGGGAATGGGTTCTTGAAACGGATGCGAGACAGTAATGTTGATCTTGATTCTGAT GATGAAACTGGATGTTCCTCTTCGCATAATTTAAGAGATGGAAGCATGAGCACCGAGGAAGGGAATTCTTTGAGTTCATCAAGGCCATGGAAGCAAGCAAGAACAAGCGTTCATGTAGAAGAAGATGGTCATGATGGTCAAGCAATGTCAAGATCATCGGCTATCATAGACTCCCTGAAGAGACTGCAGAAAGACTTGGTCGCGAATGGAGAAAACGCGTCTGCTGCTATTCTTGGGATCTGCGAATTGAGCAGAGATCAGAGCCTTTGA